In Stanieria sp. NIES-3757, the DNA window CTCAGCTAGTTGGCACAGGAGAATCCGGTTTAGAAGTATTGATGGACTTTTTACACTCTCGTCAATCGGAACCAGCTAATCTAATTATGGGCAAAGCTTATCAGGCTCTGCTCCAAACTGATACTCCCAAAGTCCAAGAATTTCTCAAAACTTATTTTCCCAATGGGGTAGTTCCTCTCAAATCGGAAAGAAATATTGACTATCAACCACTACAACAACTTTTAGCACAACAAGATTTTTTAGGAGCAGATGTTCTTACTTTACAAAAGTTATGCGAGATAGCAGGAGAAGCTGCCATTAAAAGAAAATGGCTATATTTTACAGAGGCGGAAAATCTTCCCAAGACAGATTTACATACCTTAGATCGACTATGGTTAATTTATTCAGAAGGTAAATTTGGTTTTTCGGTTCAAAGACAAATTTGGCT includes these proteins:
- a CDS encoding GUN4 domain protein, giving the protein MEEISDLISQFETESEKNQLQLVPQLVGTGESGLEVLMDFLHSRQSEPANLIMGKAYQALLQTDTPKVQEFLKTYFPNGVVPLKSERNIDYQPLQQLLAQQDFLGADVLTLQKLCEIAGEAAIKRKWLYFTEAENLPKTDLHTLDRLWLIYSEGKFGFSVQRQIWLSLGQDFAQLWYKIGWKSGNNWTRYPKDFTWDLTAPKGHLPLSNQLRGVRVIASIFAHPVWSTDSN